AATAGCCTTATTAAACTCTCTTGTTGCATGAGGGATAGGCTAAGCATATAACGATCCAATTAGATGAATAGTTGTATTACCTGTGGTTTATGCACCTCTAAAGTGGATATTACAGACATTATTGAGTGCAGTAGGCCAATTGTAAACCTGCTGTGACCTTGGGGCACAGTTCAATCAAGTTCAATCATAAAACGGTGCATAAAAATCTGTTATGGTTTCTGGGTTAAAGGACACGTTCCTTCAACCCAGAAAGGACACGTTCCTCAAATACGGCAAGCAGGGGCgtctggtgtgtctgtgaggtATTACGCAATTAGAAGCAACCTGTAGATATAAACATCACAATATTAAGAAGGCAGTGCGAAGCTGGCAACGTTTCACACTGGGGGTGTTCAAACACACAGTTTTCTTTAAATGTTTTGCTACGTCTTGTCACCGCTGGTCTTTCCTGGTCTTACAGGAAGTGTGACCCACTGTTTCCTGGTCTTGCAGGAAGTGCTACCAAGTGTTTCTGGTCCTACAGGAAGTGAAAAGAGACTGCATCAACTGCTACTCAGGATGGCCAAAGGTGACCCTCGGAAGCCCAAGGGCAAGATGTCCGCCTACGCTTTCTTCGTTCAGACCTGCCGTGACGAACACAAGAAGAAGAACCCAGATGTCCCGGTCAACTTCTCTGAGTTCTCTAAGAAGTGCTCCGGAAGGTGGAAGGTGAGAGAAGCAgctcctatacacacacacagggcctgtTTCTACTCCTACACACAGCCTgctcctatacacacacacacacacacatagggccTGCTCCTACACGCACACAGCCTGTCCAtacagtcctgtgtgtgttgtcttcctGTAGACCATGTCTCCCAAGGAGAAGTCGAGGTTCGAGGACCAGGCCAAGCAGGACAAGGCTCGCTTTGACCAGGAGATGAAGGGTTACACACCCAGCAAGGGTGCGGGCAGGGGCAAGAAGGCTCGGAAGGACCCCAACGCCCCCAAAAGACCCCCGTATGTTTATACCCTCTCTGAACTCTCACTACGGACCTCCATAACACCGAGCCTAAACACTGTCTGTGTACACTctgatcctctctctgtctctgtttctctgtctgtgtttctgtatgtctgtctctttctctctctctttttttctttatttctttctttccccccccccctccctccaggtctgGGTTCTTCCTCTTCTGTGCTGAGCAACGCCCCAACATCAAATCCCAGAACCCCAGCTTTGGCATCGGGGACGTGGCTAAGAAGCTGGGCGAGATGTGGAACAACCTGTCCGACTCCAGCAAGCAGCCCTACGTGGCCAAGGCCAACAAGCTGAAGGATAAGTACCAGAAGGTGCATAGTTCTAAGAGGGTTTTCGCGGCCTGTGTTTCACCTTGCACAGTGCCCATgaaccacatctcagcttccaggcacagtgtaataacaaccACGTCAGCTACCAGGCGCGACAGCCGAGCTAATTGCTGAGAATTCCTGAAGTCATTCTTGTTGAATTAATGGCCGCCATTTTGAGGAGGCAGTAAGGGGGTTTGTTTACCGGGCTGTCTAACTTCCGGTTTCTAAGACACTTCCTTCCTGTCCCGCAGGACATGGCAGACTACAGAGGGAAAGGCAAAATGGGCGGGGCGTCCGCCTCCAAATCGAAGAAGGCTGCGGACGACGACGATGACGACGAGGAAgacgacgaggaggaagacgacgatgacgacgacgacgatgacgaATAGCTGGCCGTTCCTTTTCTAGACACTACTTATTTTCTTTTTCCGCCCTTCGAATGGTTCGGGGGTTACGAAAACACTGGCTTTAAGTTTGTACGGGATCACCTTACTGTAAGACCACCGTAGGCCGTTCAGAGTCCCAGCTCTGCAGCCCGCGGAGGTCCTGATCCTTGTTGACATCTACAGAACCTAAGGGTTGCATGACCTGTGACGGTTCCCCTTTCTCTGCAGGCCAGTGTTCTCCTGACCCCTCCTTCTCCAGACAGCCCTGTCTGTGCTAGTAGGACTCCTCCCCTTATTTAGGATTTGTGCTGTGTATATATTACGGTGTTGGAATAGATGTAGGGTTTGTTTTGAGTGAGAGGCCATGGTTTGGAGAAAGAAGCCCTGGGAGGTCGTGACCCCGACCCGTAGGAAGAGAGGGGTTTAAGAGGTCAAATGTTTttaaccccacccctctccctgacccccccccccctgctctctcctggctctccctagtctctccctgatcctcgcTGGGCTCCCCCTTGGTCTCTCCCCAGTTATCCGCCCCTGGGAGCTCATTCATAAAACTATGAGTAGATTTCACGGAAAAACGTTGCGTGCGAACAAAACACAAAGTGCGTGCGCACAAATgtattcagatttataaaacacATGCACATTCCGCTCAACATGCACGTTTTCCGTTATAAATCACAACTTGCTGGCAGTTAAGTGCACGTACGCAAGTGTTTCGTCCCACCCAAGTAACGCCCATAATTGCTTATAAAGGGTCAAATTAATAtgaatagggttagggtttgtaaCACTTTCAGGTGTGATAATTGCACTGACTGTCATTGACAATTACAGGGCCATTATCACATTGACAGTTATGCGCAACGAATATGTGAAAACACATGACACTGAGCATTCCTGACTAAAGCAACGGCATCAGTTTAAACCAAATGTGTCCATATGTTCACCTAATTATTTATGAGAATACATTTCATAACATGCAAGTGTTGACTGATTATCGATCCAATTAAATATTATTCCAGATTAAACCGTACACATATTGGAGGGGTTATTTTGCATGAACAGATATCTCGTTTGTATCTATTGGAAATCATGTATTTTGTGCGTGCACTCTAGTGAACTCTTCAAATGTAACACGTGTGAGGTTATcttttgatttctttttcacaaTGTTATCAACTTGAAGGCTTCTCTCGAGTTTCATCCTCCTGCCATCGGAGTCGCAGTTTCCCATTTCTCAAGGTTTTGTGCATACGTATGGGTAACAGAGTGCGTGGAGGACTcacgtcaagtttgtttttataaATTCTAAAGTTTGCCGTACAAACTGGTGTTTGCATTAATTGTGCGTACGCAATGTTAATAAATGAGGCCCCCGGTCTCCTCCCTGCTGTCTCCTTGCTCGGTCACAAATATCAGGTCTGTGTTTTGAATATTACGTTTGGATGGACCGCTTTAGGTTGAAGGTAACCTTGTGCTAATGAACGGAAGGTTTTGACACCTGTAATGTATTATATGTTTAGGGTGGTTCCAAATAAAGTACTAGATTTTTACATGTGTTTATTGGCTTTTTTTTTAACCTGATGGCATAACGGCTGCAGAGGGGATGGGGCAGGGTTAGGCCAGACTAGACCAGGGCTGGGCCGGACTACACCAGGGTTGGACCAGACCAGGCCTGAATTAGTACAGACCAGGGTTAGACCAGACTAGACCAGGGTTAGACCAGACTAGACCAGGGTTAGACCAGACCAAGCCAGAATTAGTACAGACCAGGGTTAAACCAGACTAAACTACGGTTAGACCAGGCCAGAATTAGTACAGACCAGGTTTAGACCAGAGTAAACCACGGTTGGACCAGACCAAGCCAAAATTAATACAGACCAGGGTTAGACCAGACTAGACCAGGGTTAGACCAGACTAGGCATGACATGTGATCATCTGCCAAGAGAGTTTTCCTACTGTGTTTAAATtcgattgattgattgattgattgttgTGGAGAGATAGCTCAATCTATGAGCGTCATTTCTCCAGCGGCAGGGACTAAGCTATCAGCCAGCCAGACGCATCAACACCGAGACATCACGGGTCTAAAGAGCAATCGTTCACAGCGCATCTATTACAGGCAGACTCGTTTTGCGTGTTTTTGTTGCTGGTGCTGCTTATTTTTGTGTGTATCATCTTCGGATCTATGGCGGCGGAGGAGAGATGTTCTCTGCATTCCTTTACCGGCACTGTCATTGACTTCATGGCCGGGGCTATGGGCAAGTACACTTTTAAAACTTTATAAACCTCTCCTGACCAATAAACTTTATTTTATTACTTGGAAAAGGCTACTGATAAATATTATGTAGCCCACTGCACAATGTTTGAAAGTTCCGTTTTATGGTATACAACAACAAACCTCAAGCGTTGCAAACAGATACGATGTTTATTAGAAGAACATGTAGGCTAAGTACGAAAGATTGGACTAATGAGATGTATTGATCAGGTGGTGTCGCGTGCGTTCTGAGCGGTCAGCCGTTCGACACGGTGAAAGTGAAGATGCAAACATTCCCGCGTATGTACCGTGGCTTCCTTCACTGCAGCCTGCACAGCTACCGTCAGGACGGGCTGCGCGGACTCTACCGCGGCACCGCAGCCGCGCTTCTCTCTAACGTGGCGGAGAATGCCGTGCTGTTCGCGTGCTACAGCTCCTGCCAGCAGGTCACCAGAATCGGGTTCGGTCTGGATGAACACGCGGCGCTCAGGTGGATTCCTCTCCCAGGGCCCGCCCTATGGTTTTGGGGGCCCTAAACACAAGTAGTGTAGGGGGCCCTTTGAttggcaaaatattttttttagtcatgattttttgggggggagggcgaACCAATCGCAGGGCCCTAAACAAATGTTTAATTTGTTTATTGGGTCGGGCCggccctgtcctctcctttccgCAGGACAGTGTCTAACCCCAgactcttccctcctcctcagtgATTTCCAGAGCGCGGTGGCTGGCTCCCTGGCATCGGTcgcctcctccctggtccttaGCCCCACAGAGCTGGTCAAGTGTCGCCTTCAGGCTCTGAGTGAGCTGAGGGCGCTGGGCAGAACCAGCATGGAGACACACgtgtaagtgtctgtgtgtgtgtgtgagtcaaaaCAAATTTCATTTGGATAGGCCTTTTTACAAGCTATGACACAAAAGGGCTTGATACTTGCCCATAGAACTGCTACACCTACCTAagccctcaaggaagacaaggaaaaactcccaggagCACTCAGAGAGAAAACGGATAAAAACACTTTGAAGGAACAATTCAGGAAGGGATGCCCTCCTCTAgactcagtgtgtgtatgtgggtgtgtgtgtatgggagtcAGACAGGTCCGATTTGTTCCTCCATCCATAcaaaggactgtgtgtgtgtgtgcagctccagCTGGGCCGTGGTGAGGGAGATTGTGAAAGCGGAGGGGGGGCGTGGCCTAATGCAAGGTCTGACCAGCACCTGGCT
The genomic region above belongs to Hypomesus transpacificus isolate Combined female chromosome 20, fHypTra1, whole genome shotgun sequence and contains:
- the hmgb3b gene encoding high mobility group protein B3b, which gives rise to MAKGDPRKPKGKMSAYAFFVQTCRDEHKKKNPDVPVNFSEFSKKCSGRWKTMSPKEKSRFEDQAKQDKARFDQEMKGYTPSKGAGRGKKARKDPNAPKRPPSGFFLFCAEQRPNIKSQNPSFGIGDVAKKLGEMWNNLSDSSKQPYVAKANKLKDKYQKDMADYRGKGKMGGASASKSKKAADDDDDDEEDDEEEDDDDDDDDDE
- the LOC124482533 gene encoding mitochondrial ornithine transporter 1-like, which produces MAAEERCSLHSFTGTVIDFMAGAMGGVACVLSGQPFDTVKVKMQTFPRMYRGFLHCSLHSYRQDGLRGLYRGTAAALLSNVAENAVLFACYSSCQQVTRIGFGLDEHAALSDFQSAVAGSLASVASSLVLSPTELVKCRLQALSELRALGRTSMETHVWAVVREIVKAEGGRGLMQGLTSTWLREVPGYFFFFGGYETCRTLLTPAGGRKEDLDAVSLLVSGGVGGSLFWLSVYPVDSVKSRIQVLSISGPQPGFLRTMATILRTEGVCALYCGLTPTVLRAFPSNGALFLAYEWTRRALLSLASTHPAPPDP